The proteins below come from a single Cyprinus carpio isolate SPL01 unplaced genomic scaffold, ASM1834038v1 S000006739, whole genome shotgun sequence genomic window:
- the LOC109109259 gene encoding extracellular calcium-sensing receptor-like, whose amino-acid sequence MDVNLLLTTTLLCITRLCPAVCGVNLGTCILQADPQPPAVFKDGDFVIGGAFTIHYYLKTEKHIYIRRPRPLECIGSMDFRELRFARALQFAIQEINNSSDLLPGIKLGYHIYDSCGSVPMAIKVALQLANGLDLIFNDTDSCAKSAAVPALVGESGSTPSISTSRLFGSFGIPQVSHYATCACLSDKRQYPTFFRTIPSDHHQAAALARMVKHFGWTWIGAVRSDSDYGNNGMASFLKAAEQEGICVEYSEAYYRTQPRSKLKKMAEVIRRSTARVIVAFLASGDMRLLLEELSQQPPPPMQWIGSESWVTDPEMLRYNLCIGVVGFAIPRSVIPGLREFLLDLSAEQAVEFPLLTEFWESSFSCSLNRQTGSSTGMPACDGTEDLRALQNPYTDTSQLRVTNMVYKATYAIAHALHSIVCKESRCDKSIIVDPHKVFDQLKRVNFTKNNYSVSFDTNGDPVAAYELVNWQLQGDGSVDFVTVGQYDASKPKGQEFSLSRDILWYDGSEKVPVSVCSESCPPGTRKAVKKGRPVCCYDCINCADGEISNETDSLECHKCLPEYWPNNEKDKCLPKPVEFLSWDEILGIILAAFSVTGSLVALSITLVFYKNRTSPIVKANNSELSFLLLFSLTLCFLCSLTFIGQPTEWSCMLRHTAFGIIFVLCISCVLGKTIVVLMAFKATLPGSNVMKWFGPPQQRLSVLGFTLVQVLICVLWLTISPPFPYNNMQHYKEKIILECNLGSAIGFWAVLGYIGLLAFLCFVLAFLARKLPDNFNEAKFITFSMLIFCAVWITFIPAYVSSPGKFTVAVEIFAIFLIIFWSGFVLILCIFAPKCFIIVFRPEQNTKKHLMGKVPSKAL is encoded by the exons ATGGATGTTAATCTTTTATTGACAACGACACTACTGTGTATTACCAGGCTTTGTCCTGCTGTGTGTGGGGTTAATTTAGGCACCTGCATCCTCCAAGCTGACCCTCAGCCCCCTGCAGTTTTCAAGGATGGAGACTTTGTCATTGGAGGGGCTTTCACCATTCATTACTATCTGAAGACAGAGAAGCACATCTACATTAGACGGCCACGACCACTTGAGTGCATTGGCAG CATGGACTTCAGGGAGCTGCGCTTTGCTCGTGCCTTGCAGTTCGCCATCCAAGAGATCAACAACAGCTCTGATCTTTTACCAGGCATAAAATTAGGGTATCATATATATGATTCTTGTGGCTCTGTGCCAATGGCAATTAAAGTAGCATTACAGCTTGCCAACGGACTAGATCTAATTTTTAACGACACTGATTCCTGTGCAAAATCAGCTGCAGTTCCCGCACTCGTGGGAGAATCTGGTTCCACGCCGTCTATAAGCACTTCAAGATTGTTCGGTTCCTTTGGAATTCCACAG GTGAGTCATTACGCAACGTGCGCGTGTCTCAGTGACAAGCGGCAGTATCCTACTTTTTTCAGGACCATCCCCAGCGATCACCATCAAGCGGCAGCACTGGCACGGATGGTCAAGCACTTCGGATGGACGTGGATCGGGGCTGTGCGCAGTGATTCAGACTACGGGAACAATGGCATGGCATCATTCCTGAAAGCCGCGGAGCAGGAGGGAATCTGTGTGGAGTATTCTGAGGCCTATTACAGGACCCAACCACGcagcaaactgaaaaaaatggctGAAGTCATTCGAAGATCAACGGCTCGTGTAATAGTTGCCTTCCTGGCCTCAGGTGATATGAGACTTCTTTTAGAAGAGCTGAGCCAGCAGCCTCCTCCCCCGATGCAGTGGATTGGCAGTGAGTCGTGGGTTACAGACCCAGAAATGCTTCGGTATAATTTGTGTATCGGTGTAGTGGGTTTTGCAATCCCGCGATCTGTTATCCCGGGTCTTCGTGAGTTTTTACTTGACCTGTCTGCAGAGCAGGCGGTGGAATTTCCCCTGCTGACAGAATTCTGGGAAAGTTCATTCAGCTGTAGTCTAAACCGGCAGACAGGTTCTTCTACTGGTATGCCAGCATGTGATGGCACAGAGGACCTGCGCGCTTTACAGAACCCGTACACAGACACGTCCCAGTTGCGCGTCACAAATATGGTGTACAAAGCCACATATGCTATAGCGCATGCCCTCCATAGCATTGTCTGTAAGGAAAGTCGATGTGACAAAAGCATCATAGTTGATCCCCATAAG GTTTTTGATCAACTCAAACGGGtgaactttacaaaaaataattattccgtTTCATTTGACACTAATGGAGACCCTGTGGCCGCATATGAACTTGTGAACTGGCAACTTCAAGGAGACGGTTCAGTTGATTTTGTGACAGTGGGTCAATATGATGCATCCAAGCCTAAAGGCCAAGAATTTAGTCTGAGCAGAGATATCCTTTGGTATGATGGCAGTGAAAAG GTGCCTGTGTCTGTGTGCAGTGAGAGCTGTCCTCCAGGTACGAGGAAGGCTGTGAAAAAAGGAAGACCTGTCTGCTGTTATGACTGCATTAACTGTGCAGATGGAGAGATCAGCAATGAGACAG ATTCTTTAGAATGTCACAAATGCCTACCTGAGTATTGGCCCAATAATGAGAAGGACAAGTGTCTTCCTAAACCTGTGGAGTTTCTCTCCTGGGATGAGATCCTTGGAATTATACTGGCTGCTTTTTCTGTTACTGGCTCTTTAGTGGCTTTGAGCATAACTTTAGTGTTCTACAAAAACAGGACCTCTCCAATAGTAAAAGCCAACAACTCAGAATTAAGCTTCCTGCTTCTCTTCTCATTGACTCTGTGTTTCCTCTGTTCACTTACTTTCATTGGTCAGCCCACTGAGTGGTCCTGTATGTTGCGTCACACAGCATTTGGGATCATTTTTGTCCTCTGTATCTCCTGTGTTCTGGGGAAAACAATTGTGGTGTTAATGGCCTTCAAGGCTACACTTCCAGGAAGTAATGTTATGAAATGGTTTGGGCCTCCTCAACAGAGACTCAGTGTTTTGGGCTTCACGCTTGTACAGGTACTTATATGTGTGCTTTGGTTAACAATATCCCCTCCTTTTCCTTACAACAATATGCAACACTACAAAGAAAAGATAATTCTAGAATGCAATTTAGGATCAGCAATAGGTTTCTGGGCTGTACTGGGTTATATTGGTTTGCTAGCtttcctttgctttgttttaGCTTTTCTTGCCCGAAAGCTGCCTGATAACTTCAATGAGGCTAAATTCATCACATTCAGTATGCTCATATTCTGTGCTGTATGGATCACCTTTATTCCAGCATATGTCAGCTCTCCAGGAAAATTTACTGTAGCTGTGGagatttttgctatttttttgataattttttggtctggttttgttttaattctcTGTATTTTTGCTCCAAAGTGTTTCATTATTGTATTTAGGCCAGAGCAGAATACCAAAAAACACCTAATGGGTAAAGTACCATCAAAAGCCCTCTGA